The Bradysia coprophila strain Holo2 chromosome X unlocalized genomic scaffold, BU_Bcop_v1 contig_12, whole genome shotgun sequence genome window below encodes:
- the LOC119067414 gene encoding ankyrin repeat and KH domain-containing protein mask isoform X1, with translation MNSVGQSDSKKLESKVSVPSTSSTSSANGKNNMSSIVKSNNKFASTSSSPVKDTETYTDTDFQPPATDSSESDEESVSEILLACLCLRPDLLADLEEEIQDSCSDSCDHDVYIDETNDEDEEDDEDEDEIGPSEDEDYDIPNKAQMLVENFFFKPEILAGMKDNDQIHHDTNTNTNNRLEALLEAAAHENNVPVIRNATIALDEAAQALNRMRNESGPRDRSLISRSLMAACADNDVNTVRRLLGDGNNTINEGTDDGESLLSLACSAGYYELAQVLLAMSAQVEDRGQKNDCTPLMEAASAGHVDIIKLLLQHKADVNAQSSTGNTPLMYACAGGHVEAVRELLDKKANVEDHNENGHTPLMEAASAGHVEVAKILLQHGAGINTHSNEFKESALTLACYKGHLDMVRFLLEAGADQEHKTDEMHTALMEASMDGHVEVARLLLDSGAQVNMPTDSFESPLTLAACGGHVDLAMLLIERGANIEEVNDEGYTPLMEASREGHEEMVALLLAQNANINAQTEETQETALTLACCGGFLEVADYLLKHGADIELGASTPLMEAAQEGHIELVKFLLENGANGHAQTQTRDTALTYACENGHTDVAEVLLIYGAELEHESEGGRTPLMKSCRAGHICTIKFLISKGADVNRQSTNNDHTPLSLACAGGHQAVVELLLKSGADPFHKLKDNSTMLIEASKGGHIGVVQLLLDYPESMLTSAMASVGDVNGQIRIHENQALQVVVPQALKAQPQIPPQLSNVSMQQQQQQQQQQQMQQQQQQQQQQQQQQQQQQQQQQQQQMQQQQIQLNAPPGLHEVPEAIRVSNQQLFHNQGFNNHKEFIEHQIISNPIVIPKNLDNKARMRYFRNQGYKDGLAQGFRAPMGNVVGNVVNQSPLQQQQLMQQQQQQQQHLVMPSLVAASPATTNSNQNNQKSLLRKNRQAPAPFELSSIDGQAVRSQPIGEDKGATNMPNSDDILLDVPIQDTNLQLICDANGPPSSLMPSSAYVDVSNAAITQGLLCGAGGMSFTTANGTPLSVSAGAPIQPATFASLVSGAKASDNNAFLLTTSMPSMQSPVTSQSSTALFSTTIISAPTSTTHLSAPSEVSQNTAISDRPKVKPVSKKDGKNLRKAAPLLQPNQMVSICNNMPVIPKSEPNFQVLQQSLHNFSITHHQQQQQSSQQQQQSVIQPQQLLSTSQSHSVQLLQHPVTNSATTIVPNRQLSKQNNIQQQQQLQQQFNQQQQQANCSSTANPTNTSSSGPITSLSSSNNFSIADQTTAGNNIISIASNQQKLNDKIIQKMVAEIPNTILNKYRQRLIVDEQPKSPSETPPTLASGNLLASPTNSSKNAANNHNIEDISRIFCEVIRSELNANPPPEFILHQKPCNSTLQQQFSLQQQDKQCPGSFINQTEDHIHMFTVDDSQSESIEECGMYPAMEESLENFNADDVGSDGSRDQICNYEWADDIDVINVLHGVSEWPVALQEVAASCHEFADYANLIGINSACKMRWTGGQWPQQSQILADMSPLSTTGNVCDDTLGQRQQNQVMIDQQLHQQIQQQLCVEQFQLLNQLQNHPQQSPISLIPSAMELSQSPNMGMQSLPNQQIQNQLPSTGLLQQQQQQQSQTKFVFNVETDKTSPSLQLLFQLPSVQQVQQQSTAQSQQQKQLPCSNQAQTQTNLQVTPNSQPQQMLSTSVEVTEVNRSNQAQAQGQQQHCKEHSQVQVMQQQQQKSSYRIPENIFEMAEVNCSNQATQTTTGPVPTAIAIPSTGTTHHQQQQHQQQQQILSVPTETQTTTTTTTQQHQSQPQSAPIPSKVMGKKGTEKSRKERNRYAVMRQAPAGSQANTTQQYPAADAVPPAPEKTTIDVDSETDSNHDTALTMACAGGHEELVDLLITRGANIEHRDKKGFTPLILAATAGHEKVVNTLLKQGAEIEAQSERTKDTPLSLACSGGRYEVVEILLGVGANKEHRNVSDYTPLSLAASGGYVNIIKLLLTHGAEINSRTGSKLGISPLMLAAMNGHTAAVKMLLDMGSDINAQIETNRNTALTLACFQGRHEVVSLLLDRKANVEHRAKTGLTPLMEAASGGYIEVGRVLLDKGADVNAAPVPSSRDTALTIAADKGHLKFVDLLLNRGASVEVKNKKGNSPLWLAANGGHLAVVKVLYTHIADIDSQDNRRVSCLMAAFRKGHTKVVEWMVNHVTQFPSDQEMTRYISTVSDKELLEKCLDCVKTIRAAKEAQAVKANKNASILLEELDMERNREESRKAAAARRRERKKKKKLEKKEEKRKLLENNNDDKDESDKEDDSEKEDAPEPSTNNDKEEGDSGIDGSCSSTEAKMPEIEKSSKSKKNKNKKNKEARVANNSHVAAIEHPDAVPITNTATVPVSSATKKKDESNTNRNKSKDLSTPKSNDTKVDVQGNNSNSSNNNKFSVASDVKRDTIDNRKEKESSNRKEKENVAPKEEVKSTHKNDKKLEASDSGKAKTTTTEQPAAGNSRKSLVFGASRTQGEHEFDGDALYFNSSKNKHSKTYHHEDTKSNNSKHSTHLQTAVKREDGWKEVIRKSSIQQQAVTVETACKKVQVPVNAISRVIGRAGSNINAIRAATGAHIEVEKQGKNQSDRWITIKGSLDATKQAHVLITTLIKDPDVDILQMLPRVNVNAKPTPPISSNVWEKTVVASTQSGSNVSTSTATVIAKSKPTTIPSSVSTGPKITIAVSTKMTRPQPTKTIFTSSQSRTMAVTNVTNRLTTTTSSSDTVPKRIVSSAQSNVPPVCTKTTMSYTNAIMAFKNPKPIGPPSSSFTQKPSTAPIVDKKPTNSSVPISQNNQQHTIQSSPKHHFGTGTTNIPAPFSNVASSIQSHSSITSTASSVIAKTQFNQNSNETATSSKPSTTNVVRAITPIGQPISRTITPSPHQQHSSAALNIDNNNPIIHSHATNASGGLVNQLQTKINQLHQGNAQAHEYSLFNDSYRNQWEANKMYNTNNNSGFMENESLPKADASKAPGYRGTTMSSPVSSKTSSNSTTPPNSQQNLQPGLNISVSSMSMVGHQISPGQQSQLSSQQASGATQNLAGHSQPQFSGECQPGIIKPPTQQPIQPPISNSLAVQRPNINSSMQQNRQIDSFNMSNANANSGTSTNNRDQRPGFFDNNVRSGSLNMMGYNQVESIQSQFHQQNVQQRIPVNPLHVSRLNPRASEFSSLQNSTQQQQSQLQQQQSKHPQMHPNQGNYGVGLSNFQKLPFASNPIPQYNPAPGRPQSQPQSSNERWFSEYNHLNHTSPREILNIENGLALGIGSPAMSPNASQNIANGGLQNQLDDSRKMPRPIGTERASWKYGNYVGVTNIEPEIVSQPVPWLSMDKVQQNQQQPIQQPIPPNASGGLAWMQQNQQQPIQQQQQQQQQQQQQQQQQQQQQQQHMSRNAYVDDLHLKDFYQQPPIDYFQPLSNQPNINLMQYQQLIPPEIGQQPAEPWEQHDKHGWSSKWTN, from the exons GCCGATCTGGAGGAAGAAATTCAAGATTCGTGTTCAGATAGTTGCGATCATGATGTTTACATCGACGAAACAAATGACGAAGACGAAGAAGATGATGAGGACGAAGATGAAAta GGTCCCAGCGAGGATGAAGATTACGATATTCCGAACAAAGCGCAGATgttagttgaaaattttttcttcaaaccGGAGATTCTAGCTGGCATGAAGGACAATGATCAAATTCACCATGACACCAACACAAATACCAATAACCGATTGGAAGCATTACTGGAAGCAGCTg CTCATGAAAATAATGTGCCTGTTATTAGAAATGCCACAATTGCTTTAGATGAGGCTGCGCAAGCTTTGAATCGAATGCGTAATGAAAGTGGTCCTCGTGATAGAAG TTTGATTTCGCGATCTCTTATGGCTGCCTGTGCCGATAATGACGTAAACACTGTTCGTCGTCTGCTCGGCGATGGCAACAACACCATTAACGAAGGTACCGACGATGGTGAATCACTACTTTCATTAGCTTGTTCAGCTGGCTACTATGAACTTGCACAG GTTCTGTTGGCTATGTCGGCACAAGTGGAAGATCGTGGTCAAAAGAATGATTGTACACCGTTGATGGAAGCCGCATCGGCCGGTCATGTTGacatcataaaattactgtTACAACATAAAGCCGATGTGAATGCACAATCGTCCACGGGAAACACACCACTGATGTATGCTTGTGCGGGCGGTCATGTGGAAGCTGTTCGTGAATTATTGGATAAAAAGGCAAATGTCGAAGATCACAACGAAAACGGTCACACTCCGCTAATGGAAGCTGCATCGGCTGGCCACGTTGAAGTAGCCAAa ATTCTTCTTCAACATGGTGCCGGCATCAATACCCATTCGAACGAGTTCAAGGAAAGTGCGTTGACGTTGGCTTGCTATAAAGGTCATCTGGATATGGTACGTTTTCTGTTGGAGGCGGGCGCAGATCAGGAACACAAAACCGATGAAATGCACACGGCACTAATGGAGGCGTCTATGGACGGACACGTTGAAGTGGCCAGATTACTACTTGACTCTGGCGCTCAAGTGAATATGCCAACTGATTCGTTCGAATCGCCATTAACTTTAGCTGCATGTGGTGGTCATGTTGACCTAGCCATGCTTCTGATTGAACGCGGTGCCAATATCGAAGAGGTCAACGATGAGGGATACACGCCACTGATGGAAGCTTCTCGTGAAGGTCACGAAGAAATGGTCGCCTTGCTACTGGCACAAA ATGCCAATATTAACGCTCAAACGGAAGAAACTCAAGAGACGGCTTTGACACTGGCATGTTGTGGTGGATTTTTGGAAGTGGCTGACTATTTACTAAAGCACGGGGCTGATATCGAATTGGGTGCTTCAACTCCATTGATGGAAGCTGCTCAGGAGGGTCACATTGagctggtcaaatttttgcttgaaaatGGCGCAAACGGTCACGCTCAAACGCAAACCCGTGACACAGCATTAACCTATGCTTGCGAAAATGGTCACACCGACGTTGCCGAAGTGTTACTAATTTATGGTGCTGAACTGGAACACGAGTCCGAGGGCGGCCGAACGCCACTGATGAAGTCTTGCCGGGCTGGTCACATTTGTACGATTAAATTTCTGATTAGCAAAGGGGCTGATGTGAATCGTCAATCAACAAATAATGACCATACACCGTTGTCATTGGCTTGTGCTGGTGGCCATCAAGCCGTTGTTGAACTTTTGCTGAAAAGTGGTGCCGATCCGTTCCATAAGCTTAAGGATAACAGTACAATGCTAATCGAGGCATCGAAAGGTGGCCATATTGGCGTTGTTCAATTGTTACTAGATTATCCCGAGTCGATGTTAACATCAGCTATGGCATCAGTTGGAGATGTTAACGGACAAATTCGGATCCATGAGAATCAAGCGCTGCAAGTTGTTGTTCCACAG GCGTTGAAAGCGCAGCCACAGATACCACCGCAGCTCAGCAACGTATCAatgcagcagcagcagcagcaacaacaacaacagcaaatgcagcaacagcagcagcaacaacaacaacaacaacagcaacaacagcagcagcagcagcaacaacagcagcagcaaatGCAGCAACAACAAATCCAATTAAATGCACCACCTGGCCTTCACGAAGTTCCAGAAGCTATAAGAGTATCGAACCAGCAACTTTTCCATAATCAAGGCTTTAATAACCACAAAGAATTCATTGAGCATCAAATTATATCGAATCCCATTGTAATACCAAAAAATCTGGATAACAAAGCTAGAATGCGATACTTTCGCAATCAGGGCTACAAAGACGGTCTTGCGCAGGGCTTTCGAGCGCCAATGGGAAATGTTGTCGGCAATGTGGTTAACCAATCACCGCTGCAGCAACAACAATTGatgcaacagcaacaacaacaacaacaacatctcGTCATGCCAAGCCTTGTAGCAGCATCGCCAGCCACTACCAATTCGAatcaaaacaatcaaaaaagtCTTCTACGTAAAAATCGTCAAGCACCGGCTCCATTCGAGTTGAGTTCGATTGATGGTCAAGCGGTTCGTTCGCAACCGATCGGCGAGGATAAAGGTGCTACCAATATGCCCAATTCGGATGACATTTTG TTGGACGTTCCTATTCAAGACACAAATCTTCAATTAATTTGTGATGCAAATGGTCCACCATCTAGTTTAATGCCATCATCAGCGTATGTGGATGTTTCGAATGCAGCTATCACTCAAG gATTATTATGTGGTGCTGGTGGTATGAGTTTTACCACAGCAAATGGCACACCATTGAGTGTGTCGGCTGGAGCACCAATTCAACCAGCCACCTTTGCCAGTCTTGTTTCAG GCGCCAAAGCATCCGACAACAATGCGTTTCTGCTGACCACATCAATGCCATCGATGCAATCGCCAGTCACAAGTCAATCATCCACTGCACTCTTTTCCACAACAATAATATCAGCTCCTACGTCGACAACCCATTTATCCGCACCATCCGAAGTATCTCAAAATACAGCGATTAGCGATCGACCAAAAGTTAAACCAGTTTCGAAAAAAGACGGCAAAAATCTACGCAAAGCTGCACCGCTCTTACAACCAAACCAGATGGTATCCATTTGCAATAACATG CCTGTGATACCAAAATCGGAACCAAATTTTCAAGTGTTGCAACAATCTTTACACAACTTTAGTATTACCCATCATCAGCAACAGCAACAATCAtcacagcagcagcagcaatcTGTTATTCAGCCTCAGCAATTGTTATCGACTAGCCAATCGCATAGCGTTCAATTGCTTCAACATCCCGTGACAAATTCGGCTACAACTATTGTCCCGAATCGTCAATTGAGCAAGCAAAATAACatacaacagcagcagcagctaCAACAACAATTcaatcaacaacaacagcaagcGAATTGTTCGTCCACTGCCAATCCAACAAATACATCGAGTAGTGGACCGATAACATCGTTGTCATCATCCAATAACTTTTCGATCGCTGATCAAACAACAGCCGGAAACAATATCATTTCGATTGCCAGCAACCAACAAAAACTCAACGATAAAATAATCCAGAAGATGGTCGCTGAAATTCCAAATACCATTCTAAACAAGTATCGGCAAAGGTTAATTGTTGACGAACAACCAAAATCGCCTTCTGAGACGCCGCCCACACTGGCCAGTGGTAATCTACTTGCCTCACCAACAAATAGTTCTAAAAACGCTGCCAATA ATCACAACATTGAAGACATTTCTCGTATATTCTGTGAAGTTATTCGATCCGAACTGAATGCAAATCCGCCGCCTGAATTTATCTTGCATCAGAAACCGTGTAACTCAACACTGCAACAGCAGTTTTCGCTTCAACAGCAAGACAAACAATGTCCAG GTTCATTCATCAATCAAACGGAAGATCACATTCACATGTTTACCGTCGACGATTCGCAATCCGAATCGATCGAAGAATGTGGAATGTATCCCGCTATGGAGGAATCACTGGAAAATTTCAATGCCGATGACGTTGGATCGGATGGTTCACGTGATCAAATTTGTAACTATGAGTGGGCCGATGACATCGACGTCATCAATGTTCTTCATGGTGTATCCGAGTGGCCTGTAGCTTTACAA GAGGTTGCAGCCAGCTGCCATGAATTTGCTGATTATGCGAACTTAATTGGTATTAATTCGGCGTGCAAAATGCGATGGACTGGTGGTCAGTGGCCTCAGCAATCACAAATTCTGGCTGATATGTCACCATTATCCACGACTGGCAATGTATGCGACGACACACTGGGTCAGCGTCAACAGAACCAAGTCATGATTGATCAACAGCTTCATCAACAGATTCAACAACAATTATGCGTAGAACAGTTTCAGTTGCTGAACCAGCTTCAG AACCATCCACAACAATCTCCAATATCACTGATTCCATCTGCAATGGAGCTATCCCAATCGCCCAATATGGGAATGCAATCATTGCCCAATCAGCAAATACAAAATCAATTACCATCGACCGGATTActacaacaacagcagcagcagcaatcTCAAACAAAGTTTGTGTTCAATGTTGAAACGGACAAAACGTCGCCATCTCTGCAATTGCTATTTCAATTACCATCGGTGCAACAAGTTCAACAGCAGTCCACTGCCCAATCCCAGCAACAAAAGCAACTGCCTTGTTCCAACCAAGCTCAAACCCAAACCAATTTACAAGTGACACCAAATTCGCAGCCCCAACAAATGTTATCAACTTCTGTGGAGGTGACTGAG GTCAATCGTTCAAATCAAGCCCAAGCCCAAGGGCAGCAACAACATTGCAAAGAACATTCTCAAGTCCAGGTGATGCAGCAACAGCAGCAGAAATCTTCATACCGAATcccagaaaacatttttgaaatggcCGAG GTGAATTGTTCGAATCAGGCCACACAAACAACCACTGGTCCAGTTCCCACAGCCATTGCCATTCCTTCTACGGGCACCACTCATcatcaacaacagcaacatcaacagcaacaacaaattttgtcAGTGCCAACCGAAACACAAACTACTACAACCACAACCACCCAACAGCATCAAAGTCAACCGCAATCAGCCCCGATCCCCAGCAAAGTGATGGGTAAGAAAGGAACGGAAAAGTCGCGCAAGGAACGTAACCGATACGCTGTGATGAGACAAGCACCAGCTGGAAGTCAAGCAAACACCACTCAACAATATCCGGCTGCAGATGCCGTTCCGCCAGCACCTGAAAAGACAACAATTGATGTTGATTCAGAAACTGATTCGAACCACGACACAGCCCTGACAATGGCTTGTGCTGGTGGTCACGAGGAATTGGTCGATTTGCTGATTACTCGCGGTGCCAATATTGAACATCGTGACAAGAAGGGATTTACGCCGTTGATTTTGGCTGCAACCGCTGGACACGAGAAAGTGGTTAACACGTTGCTGAAGCAAGGAGCTGAAATCGAGGCCCAATCGGAACGAACAAAAGATACTCCTTTGTCGTTAGCATGTTCTGGTGGACGATATGAGGTTGTCGAGATTCTCTTAGGCGTTGGTGCAAATAAGGAACATCGAAACGTATCCGACTATACGCCACTTAGTTTGGCCGCGAGTGGTGGCTATGTGAACATTATCAAATTGTTGCTGACCCATGGAGCTGAAATCAATTCCAGAACTGGCAGCAAGCTTGGTATTTCTCCGCTAATGTTGGCAGCAATGAATGGTCATACTGCCGCTGTTAAAATGCTGCTCGATATGGGCTCCGATATCAACGCCCAAATCGAAACGAATCGAAATACGGCATTGACCCTAGCCTGTTTTCAAGGACGACACGAAGTGGTTAGCTTACTTTTGGATCGTAAAGCAAACGTTGAGCATCGAGCGAAAACGGGTCTAACGCCTCTTATGGAAGCTGCATCTGGTGGCTACATTGAAGTGGGTCGCGTTTTATTGGACAAAGGAGCTGACGTAAATGCGGCGCCTGTGCCAAGTTCTCGTGACACTGCACTTACAATTGCTGCCGATAAGGGGCATTTGAAGTTTGTGGACCTGCTGCTGAATCGTGGTGCATCGGTCGAAGTTAAGAACAAAAAGGGAAATTCTCCACTGTGGCTGGCAGCTAATGGGGGCCACTTAGCTGTCGTCAAAGTACTGTACACTCATATCGCTGACATCGATTCGCAAGATAATCGCCGTGTGTCTTGTTTGATGGCGGCTTTTCGGAAGGGACATACCAAAGTCGTCGAGTGGATGGTCAATCATGTGACACAGTTTCCTTCTGATCAAGAAATGACTCGCTACATCAGCACAGTCAGTGATAAGGAATTATTGGAAAAGTGTCTTGACTGCGTAAAAACGATTCGTGCTGCAAAGGAGGCACAGGCTGTTAAAGCCAACAAAAACGCTTCAATTTTGCTAGAGGAATTGGATATGGAACGGAATCGTGAAGAAAGTCGTAAAGCGGCAGCAGCAAGACGTCGTGAacggaaaaagaagaagaagctgGAAAAGAAGGAAGAGAAACGCAAATTGCTGGAAAATAACAACGACGACAAGGATGAGTCGGACAAAGAGGATGACAGCGAAAAGGAAGATGCACCCGAACCTAGTACGAACAACGATAAGGAGGAAGGTGACTCCGGAATCGATGGATCCTGTTCGAGTACAGAAGCTAAAATGCCTGAAATTGAGAAGTCGAGTAAGTCGAAAAAGAACaagaacaagaaaaataaGGAAGCACGCGTTGCGAACAACAGTCACGTGGCAGCAATCGAACATCCAGATGCCGTGCCAATAACAAATACAGCAACGGTACCGGTATCATCGgcgacaaaaaagaaagatgAATCGAATACGAATCGCAATAAATCAAAAGACTTGAGCACTCCCAAATCAAACGACACCAAGGTGGACGTGCAGGGAAACAACAGCAACAGTAGTAACAACAACAAGTTCAGCGTTGCAAGCGATGTGAAAAGGGACACAATCGATAACCggaaagaaaaagaatcgtCCAATCGGAAGGAGAAAGAGAATGTTGCGCCCAAAGAAGAAGTTAAgtcaacacacaaaaatgataAGAAATTGGAAGCCAGTGACAGTGGAAAAGCAAAAACCACTACCACCGAGCAGCCGGCAGCGGGAAATAGTAGAAAATCTTTGGTATTTGGCGCGAGCAGAACTCAAGGTGAGCACGAGTTCGATGGCGATGCACTCTACTTCAACTCATCGAAAAACAAGCACAGTAAGACCTACCATCACGAGGATACAAAAAGCAACAATTCGAAACATTCTACTCACCTTCAAACAGCTGTTAAACGTGAAGACGGTTGGAAGGAAGTAATTCGAAAAAGTTCTATTCAGCAACAAGCTGTTACTGTCGAAACGGCCTGCAAAAAAGTTCAGGTGCCTGTTAACGCAATATCGCGTGTGATTGGTCGGGCGGGTAGTAACATAAATGCTATACGAGCTGCTACTGGAGCCCACATTGAAGTTGAAAAGCAGGGCAAAAATCAAAGCGACCGTTGGATTACGATCAAAGGCTCATTGGACGCGACCAAACAAGCTCACGTTCTTATCACGACCCTGATCAAGGACCCAGATGTCGACATACTGCAAATGTTACCAAGAGTGAATGTAAATGCAAAGCCGACTCCACCTATTTCATCCAATGTATGGGAAAAGACTGTCGTCGCAAGTACACAGAGCGGATCGAATGTATCTACATCAACAGCGACTGTCATTGCTAAGTCCAAACCAACAACCATACCGAGTAGTGTCAGCACTGGTCCGAAAATTACAATTGCTGTGTCTACTAAAATGACGCGTCCGCAGCCGACCAAAACAATATTCACTTCGTCACAATCTCGTACCATGGCTGTTACAAATGTAACCAATCGATTGACCACGACTACAAGTTCATCGGACACTGTACCCAAACGTATAGTTTCCAGCGCCCAATCGAATGTACCACCGGTTTGCACCAAGACTACTATGTCTTACACGAACGCAATCATGGCATTCAAGAATCCAAAGCCAATCGGACCACCTAGCAGCTCCTTTACGCAAAAGCCTAGCACAGCGCCAATAGTTGACAAAAAACCAACGAACTCATCGGTCCCCATTTCTCAGAACAATCAACAGCATACCATCCAGTCATCCCCGAAACATCATTTTGGCACTGGAACTACGAATATTCCAGCACCATTTAGCAACGTCGCTTCATCAATTCAATCACATTCGTCTATAACCAGCACGGCTTCTAGTGTCATCGCAAAAACGcagttcaatcaaaattcgaatGAAACTGCCACCTCCTCAAAGCCATCCACGACGAATGTAGTACGAGCTATTACACCAATTGGTCAACCAATCAGCCGCACCATTACCCCATCTCCACATCAACAACATTCGTCCGCTGCCTTGAACATCGACAACAATAATCCGATCATTCATTCACACGCGACGAATGCAAGTGGCGGCTTAGTGAATCAATTGCAAaccaaaatcaatcaattgcATCAAGGCAATGCCCAGGCACACGAGTATTCCTTGTTCAACGATTCATATCGCAATCAATGGGAAGCGAACAAAATGTACAACACCAACAACAATTCCGGTTTCATGGAAAACGAATCTTTGCCGAAGGCAGATGCATCTAAGGCTCCCGGATATCGTGGTACAACCATGAGCTCACCAGTTAGCTCGAAGACGTCAAGCAATTCGACAACACCTCCGAATTCGCAACAAAATTTGCAGCCAGGTCTGAATATTTCCGTGTCCAGTATGTCTATGGTCGGTCATCAAATTTCACCTGGTCAACAAAGTCAGTTGTCGTCGCAACAGGCATCTGGTGCAACGCAAAATCTAGCTGGTCATTCACAGCCGCAATTCTCTGGTGAATGTCAGCCGGGCATCATTAAACCGCCGACGCAACAACCAATTCAACCACCAATATCAAATAGCTTAGCTGTACAACGTCCAAATATCAATTCGTCGATGcaacaaaatcgacaaatcgaTTCGTTTAATATGTCAAACGCTAATGCAAACAGTGGAACATCGACAAATAATCGCGACCAGAGACCGGGTTTCTTCGACAATAACGTACGAAGTGGATCGCTGAACATGATGGGTTACAATCAAGTGGAATCGATCCAATCCCAATTCCATCAACAGAATGTTCAACAACGAATTCCAGTGAATCCGCTCCATGTGTCTCGTTTAAATCCACGCGCATCGGAGTTTTCATCGTTACAGAATTCGACTCAGCAACAACAGTCACAACTTCAACAACAGCAGTCGAAGCATCCCCAGATGCATCCGAATCAAGGAAACTATGGTGTCGGATTGagtaatttccaaaaactgccGTTCGCATCAAATCCAATACCACAATACAATCCTGCGCCCGGACGACCACAATCTCAACCCCAATCGAGCAACGAACGCTGGTTCTCCGAATACAATCATTTGAATCATACGTCACCCCGTGAAATTCTGAACATCGAAAATGGTCTTGCTCTCGGCATAGGCTCACCGGCAATGTCGCCGAATGCATCGCAGAATATCGCCAATGGTGGCTTACAGAACCAGCTCGACGATTCCCGTAAAATGCCTCGACCAATCGGTACCGAGCGAGCATCGTGGAAATATGGGAACTACGTCGGTGTAACCAATATCGAACCGGAAATCGTTAGCCAACCCGTTCCCTGGCTGTCTATGGATAAGGTGCAACAAAATCAACAGCAACCGATTCAGCAGCCGATCCCACCGAATGCAAGTGGTGGACTCGCTTGGATGCAgcaaaatcaacaacaaccgattcagcagcaacaacaacagcagcagcagcagcagcagcaacaacaacaacagcagcagcagcagcagcagcataTGTCGCGCAATGCCTACGTGGATGATCTCCATCTAAAAGATTTCTATCAG CAACCTCCAATTGATTATTTTCAACCGCTATCCAATCAACCGAACATTAATTTGATGCAGTACCAGCAATTGATACCACCGGAAATCGGACAACAACCAGCCGAACCGTGGGAACAACATGATAAGCAT GGTTGGTCATCCAAATGGACAAATTAA